From the genome of Athalia rosae chromosome 3, iyAthRosa1.1, whole genome shotgun sequence:
AAAAAGTATCCGTattagtaaaaaataatctgGAGAATGTTATAGTCACGGTGATATCACGCCTCCATGACGAAGAACATTCCATGCAGTTTTTGAACATACCAATTAATTATCCATCTTGCGATCCACCAGAATTTAAGCACTGTGATATCCAGCgaagtttcaaatttcttgaaaataatatcatagGTACTAAAAGTTCGTTGCTGCATTTTCTAGCCACAGAAAAACGAGGAGTATTACAAAAAGtattgatgaaattgaaatgtcgtatgtacgaagaaaaatcagTTGAGCTTAAATTGAAGGCTCTTCATCATTACGTGTATTTTGTCATGATGATAATGGAGGAaatcaacaataattatttcgacGATATGTCAGCATACGTCGTTAGAGATGTTTGCTACACTTTAATGAACCTCCTCAAGGAGAGTTCAGTTCCCATATCTAAAGCGGCTTGCGACTACTTTTATCATCTTTTGAGGCGTATGTTGCCTAAAAGGTGTGCAGAAGTTAAACAAAATTTAAGATTGATAGTGTCAAGCATGATACCAATTGTAAAATCTGGTAAAACAAGGCATGCGATCGACGTGATAACATTCCTCTTAGTCGAACAAAGTGACTTACTCGCCGAAGCTATTGAAAGGCTGGATTCGTTTCCTCCAGATAAAGAATTTCGACAAGTGCGAGAAAAACACTTTAGATTGAGGAATAAAAACGGACAAAGACAAACTTTGGATGATGAGATTCGACATTTCTTAAGTACGCGACgtgaaaatatggaaaattgTAGTATCACGGAACTTGACTATCTGAAAGAACAATTATCTACAAAGAAACAAGAATTACAAGAAATGTATCGAAGCCTTGGGTTAATGAAGAGGTTTTCTGAAGATTGCGCCTCAAGCGTATTGCATCAATTGACTTGTGCTTTGGTGAAGTTGACGATATCTTCTGATGCTGATTTTTCACTGAGAGCAGCAGAATGCCTGGGTGAATTAGGACCAGCTGATTTAACTACAATGATTTTACAGCCCGAAAAAGAACATTCGAGACAGTTTTTGGAGCCAATGCAGACCTTCACTTATAGAATTCTCGTTCTCCTTTCAAACCTACTAATTCATCCGGATGTATGTGTTTTCACTGCAAGTTCCGAAGCGTTGTATATTATCACGGCATCATTCTGGGGTACGCAAATAGTGTCCAACAGAAATCTGaaagatttgaaaagaaatatcgaATTATCCGAAGAATGTTTGAGAATTGAATATATCAAACCATTCGTGGGAAAGTCCAGCcaacaaaaaaatgtcaacacaattgatgtaaaaaagtttgaagaatTCGTCAATGATAACGTAGATTTGTGGACTGGCAAGGTAAACGATTCTCACAACAATTGGATAACAAATATAGTGTGCCAGATTTTAGATTGCTTCAATGGCTCGTACATGAAACACTTGATACCAGTGTGCAGAGTAAACGTATcattttgcgaaaaaattctACCATGGATTATCTATTTGGTAATTcactttgagaaaaatttggacATTATGCTATATGCAGGCATAAATAGGTTCTTCAGATGCCACTATGCCGAAAGTAGCGAGAAGAATAAGAACAATTCACTGTCGGGTGCTGAGCATAGAAATATATGCTTCAATCACAAGTCGGTTCAGTGCATGCTGAACGTTGTGGAATTTATAAGATCCCAGTCtgtagaaaaattcaagatagAACTAGAATATTTGCATATAGCGAAGGCTGCTCAGTATTGTTCAGCTTATTTTACTTCAGTACTATATGCAGAACTGTGGTGTGAATGTTTGCGTAGAACGTTGCAGACCAGCGACCACTTGTTATCCATTGACTACATTTATGAATCCACTGATGAGATTGGTAAAGTGTTGCAAGATATTCTTAGAGAAGCTTTCATAAAAATTGGAGATCCTGACGCCATTTACGGATGTGGAGCCTCATATTATCAAGACTCCTCTGAAAGAATACAACATTATGTTCAACTTCGGAAGTGGGACAAGGTGCTACTTGCTCATGACATTGAAATGTCGCTTGGCAACAAAACCGCTAGTAAAGGTGAGAAGGTAACTCATTGTATCAGGTAAACGAAACTCATGATTTATTAAAACATTGTTCATCTTTAGGTTTGCTCGATGCGCTCTATCAATCCGGTCTCCAATATTTGTTGGGAGCATTTGTGAGAACAATTGACAAAACAGAAGATGAGAAAGATGACACTTATCGATACGAATGTGCTTGGCGTTTGTCAGATTGGAATATACCAGATACTCAGCAAATGATGAACTGGAAAGATGTAGACTTCCAAACCATACTCAGCACACATCATCCTCTATTTCATTATCGAGCTCTCAAATTTTACCATGAATCCGACACCGATAGATTAAAAACTGCTTTGGATAGTGCACGAATTAGTGTTATCAAGACTCTGCGCAATATTAGCTTAGGTAAATCAGTACAGATTTGAGATTGATGCATACGAGAACGAAGGCCAGTACACGTTTTGACAATTTgatgttttcaatttttcagaaagcTGCAAGGCTGTCTATCCTGCCTTATCTCAACTTCAAATGTTACGTGAAATCGAAGAAGTATATTTTGCAGAACCTGATACATATAACtctatgattgaaaaatggaagcaTCAGGACGCTATCGGGGTCAATGATTTTGAATACATTGAACCTGTTCTTTCGCAGCGTGCAATATTGTTACAAGCTACaggaaaagttgaaagtaaAGTTATTAAAAGCGCTCTTGTTGATACATACTTACAAATAACAGAATTATCAAAGAAATATGGCTACTTTCAAATGGCTGCAAGGGCACTGGGTAAGTAGAATTTGAGATGTATGTTACATTGGTTGATCTAAAGTAtacttgaatttattttcgctGTACAGGCAGCTTAGCAAAACAAGTCGGAACATTGACAGATGAAGAAAGGAACAATTTGCAATATCAAGAAGCAAAACTGGCTTGGGAACGTGGGGATCATGAACTCGGTCGTCATCTTTTACGTAACTTGATAGTTAACTGCACTTCGAATGTTATTCATTCAGAGGCGCTTACCACGTACGGGAATTGGATGGCTGAATCAAAATCAGAAAACCCACAGGTACGAAATTCATCGATGtttcggttgaaattttctaagaTTTCATTCGCAGCAATATGGTAAAACTAACGAATACTACCCTTTATATCCTTTGtagaaaattatcgataaatattatcgCGCTTCTCTGGCGAATTTTGAGTCTTGTGATAATACAACTGAGAGAGAGAGGCAGAACTTCGTTTATACCCAGGCTGTTTTAGCCCAATTTGCAGATGTTCAATTCCAGCAAATACTGTCTTATATGAAATCCCCGCAATTCGAAAGCTTCAGGGCATGTGTTGCTTACTCGGAGCAGACTGCTGATAAACTTTCTGCCTACTCAAAAGATGCTGACGAGAAACGAGCCAAGTTCTTGAATCAAAAACAGTGTAACAATGATATGGTGGAGCTGGAGAAtatcgaaaaagagaagaatatgTACCTGCTATTGGCACTGGAGTAAGTTATCTTTCTTAATTCTGGAATTTAGACGTTTTGACATCGTGCGATTCTTATTTCGAGTTTTTCTTCAGGCATTACATGCGTACATTGGAACAAAGCGAAGATCACAATCTGCTGGTGTTCAGACTGGTGTCTTTATGGCTAGATAATACTCATGATAACAACTTGAACGAACTGATGCAAGCAAACTTGCACAAACTCCCGTCTTATAAGTTTATTCTACTCGTGCCACAACTAGCACCGCATATATCAGATACAGATGATGAATTcactacaaaaattttcaatctacTGAAAAGATGTGCGATTGAACATCCGCATCACACAATTCCAGTATTATTGGCACTGATGAACTCCCACAAAGatcatgattttcaaaatagtaGAAGATCGTCAGCTGTGAAACCTGAACCGCGCGTTCTTGGTGCAACAAAGCTAGTTCAACAGCTTATGAGCACTCCGATCAAGCCAATTATTGAAGAAATGGACAAGCTAGCAAATTCCCTAGTTATGTTAGCTAACCTCGAACCCCCAAAAGCAAAATCTCCAagtaggtgaaaaatttttgttattgaCAATCCGCCTTTCTGATATTTATAGGACAAGGCAAGATGTGTATAACACCATTTTGTTATCCAGCATGGCTTCCTGGTAAAAGTTCTCTTCATTTATGACACATTCGTTTCCTTTCAGGAATTCCTGTGCCAAACAACCCTCTTTCCATtgcaaagatgaaaaattttcaacatacTCTGGTGCCAACAATGTCTATTGATATAAAACCAAACAAAGATTATGGTGGACTCGTGACCATAATAAAATATGATGACAGTTATGAACTTGTAGGCGGCATAAATGCTCCCAAAAAAATAACGTGTCTTTGTACCGATGGGCaaagaagaaatcaattaGTAAAGGTAATAATGGTCCCCCAGTCCACTACATCCACtgtaaaatgtaaatatttaaaataattttttatttgctctAATTATTCAGGGCAAAGATGACTTGAGACAGGATGCTGTTATGCAACAGGTCTTTACCGTGATGAATATGCTTCTCAGGACTAGCAAAGAAGCAAACAAACGTAAACTCAATGTCCGGACGTACAAGGTGCAACAATATATTATCATAACACATTTTACTTTCTCAAATGGTTGAACATGTAAATCAAAGTACCCagccttttcattttattaggTAGTACCACTTACTCAGAGATCTGGAATTCTGGAATGGTGCGACGAGACAACGCCCATCTTTGAAATCCTAGCAGGTTCCAATAAAAAGATGGGTCTTCACGAGAAATATTATCCCAAGGATTACTGCATCAAGAAATGCAGGGATATTATGGCGGTAAATagtataaaatgaagaattccTTATATCGTAATTTAAAAATCATACAAGCTCACGTTTTAACTTGAGAACTCATAAAATCCGTAAACCTGTATTTACAGGCAGTGGCAAAAACATCAAACGTGCAGAAACTCGCCAAATATAATCTGTGCTGTGAAAATCTTCATCCTGTGTTTCACTACTTCttcctagaaaattttttgtctccAGAGATTTGGTTCGAACGAAGGTTATCCTATGTGCACAGGTActgcgaaaaatattcaacttttggtgtgtgaatttttcaatttggtaATCCGTCACATGACATTGATTTGCGTCTTTTGTACTCTCCTAGCGTAGCAACTACTTCCATAATAGGATATATCCTAGGATTGGGCGACAGACATTTAAACAATATTCTGCTCGACAAAAGGACGGCTGAAGTTATTCACATCGACTTTGGTATGTGATTGCTCTAATTtgcttaaaattttcatttctactCATACCCTCTTACCATACTCTGATTCTCGTGTCAGGTATTGCATTTGAACAAGGGAAAATTCTACCCACACCTGAAACCGTGCCATTTAGACTGACTAGAGACATGGAAGTTGCGATGGGAGTATCCGGTGTCGAGGGTGTTCTGAGGCGAAGCTGCGAGGAGACTATGACCGTACTTCGCCATCACAGAAGTGTCATTATAACACTCATTCAAGTACTTACTTACGATCCCCTTTTTTCGTGGTCAATTACGCCAGCCAAGGCATTTAGTCTTCAGCAGCGTAGTACGCAGGGATCTTCCGAAGGTTCAGAAGGTACGTGATTGATTCAAAGACATATTTTACGTCCCTCTATTAGcgccatattttttatttctgaatgATAATAAACATTCTCCAGCATCTGGAACTAAAAATAAACTCGCTGAAAGAGCCCTTTTACGATTGGACCAAAAACTTCGTGGAACAGAGGAGGGTTCCGCATCAAGTGTTGCCGGccaggtagaaaaattgatccaggAAGCCAGGGATCCGATCAATTTGTCTCGTTTATTTTGCGGATGGCAGGCCTATCTGTAATTTGTAACTGATGCAAGTATAgagattatcattatcattataattaatatttttctacttctcaTTATCGTTGTTTTTATACTGATTTATCAGATATTTTGATGTATTATT
Proteins encoded in this window:
- the LOC105691901 gene encoding serine-protein kinase ATM isoform X5 is translated as MIDTLTTIPLEESLVSIEILIALITRHSVLIKISHVLPLMEFLVAHLSTCQNENVLNHLWDLARALLKFESKFANDLTENDAIKSGWDKIWSIALTSASTNKHAERVHRLLQSFISHKKSVDTNAILNLYLKNNCTWSKASIRTLLVFCKHNIIQNDTGPYTNDYGPTSSNNSPVKIRLLQWILAVPPETWNAQIPIEDVCELLVGLTLRSWYDIDKDVTNICHQSNVDTQDIEATTVKRCHVTNFEDACLMTAFKGSLYNKTDIKTSPHCKQTRGCVLHINENFDFLIKNLIEKNAAISDKEPADSLIVQTAVVARIFSNFMYLKISHEKVENLLSHIIEQSLEEISLSVEEIVQSKKKRKRNHLMNVLEALHLLYNGPYYYHVAELIRSSTGTDMLKHILLLTNVDNLHNIDGELRNNDGSTSITYIKNINHLSHTRGISKQNEEFLKADIPSNVDTIRLKASAVLAAFCAMLNSENPTHVQENLLITILNPNSYDLSEICDFKMAVTILESLMERKFSSFPEKVITDTLKMLQQLSRYWHKNNEAARIIINILSKLLPVVAYAGTAIQKQNILRILSQFHKLLQGNEYGPATCIAFIQCLETIAEIDPSFTWTKWEADDGSTPAIPVMNELLVYVKSPFHVVRLKVIDCLQILFSSEDVSLEWLKEFFNKLRTAITELFRVDGEVKERVKEDERTNRIASALHLMVIVISCSALFRSRALLSVFQLTVDKNINPDIVKRALERVNASLQIKDIDYLVESNLYYLLTHWLENGYSIQKFPIILAGCNSEQEFYNKYMRIIAFVVIQRGNIEEISELCNKFGMSVKNVIEDCFPRLISWLLPYISADQQSSSNDLVNAATIQRANSVYIQLNNNLKQFETVQKVSVLVKNNLENVIVTVISRLHDEEHSMQFLNIPINYPSCDPPEFKHCDIQRSFKFLENNIIGTKSSLLHFLATEKRGVLQKVLMKLKCRMYEEKSVELKLKALHHYVYFVMMIMEEINNNYFDDMSAYVVRDVCYTLMNLLKESSVPISKAACDYFYHLLRRMLPKRCAEVKQNLRLIVSSMIPIVKSGKTRHAIDVITFLLVEQSDLLAEAIERLDSFPPDKEFRQVREKHFRLRNKNGQRQTLDDEIRHFLSTRRENMENCSITELDYLKEQLSTKKQELQEMYRSLGLMKRFSEDCASSVLHQLTCALVKLTISSDADFSLRAAECLGELGPADLTTMILQPEKEHSRQFLEPMQTFTYRILVLLSNLLIHPDVCVFTASSEALYIITASFWGTQIVSNRNLKDLKRNIELSEECLRIEYIKPFVGKSSQQKNVNTIDVKKFEEFVNDNVDLWTGKVNDSHNNWITNIVCQILDCFNGSYMKHLIPVCRVNVSFCEKILPWIIYLVIHFEKNLDIMLYAGINRFFRCHYAESSEKNKNNSLSGAEHRNICFNHKSVQCMLNVVEFIRSQSVEKFKIELEYLHIAKAAQYCSAYFTSVLYAELWCECLRRTLQTSDHLLSIDYIYESTDEIGKVLQDILREAFIKIGDPDAIYGCGASYYQDSSERIQHYVQLRKWDKVLLAHDIEMSLGNKTASKGLLDALYQSGLQYLLGAFVRTIDKTEDEKDDTYRYECAWRLSDWNIPDTQQMMNWKDVDFQTILSTHHPLFHYRALKFYHESDTDRLKTALDSARISVIKTLRNISLESCKAVYPALSQLQMLREIEEVYFAEPDTYNSMIEKWKHQDAIGVNDFEYIEPVLSQRAILLQATGKVESKVIKSALVDTYLQITELSKKYGYFQMAARALGSLAKQVGTLTDEERNNLQYQEAKLAWERGDHELGRHLLRNLIVNCTSNVIHSEALTTYGNWMAESKSENPQKIIDKYYRASLANFESCDNTTERERQNFVYTQAVLAQFADVQFQQILSYMKSPQFESFRACVAYSEQTADKLSAYSKDADEKRAKFLNQKQCNNDMVELENIEKEKNMYLLLALEHYMRTLEQSEDHNLLVFRLVSLWLDNTHDNNLNELMQANLHKLPSYKFILLVPQLAPHISDTDDEFTTKIFNLLKRCAIEHPHHTIPVLLALMNSHKDHDFQNSRRSSAVKPEPRVLGATKLVQQLMSTPIKPIIEEMDKLANSLVMLANLEPPKAKSPRIPVPNNPLSIAKMKNFQHTLVPTMSIDIKPNKDYGGLVTIIKYDDSYELVGGINAPKKITCLCTDGQRRNQLVKGKDDLRQDAVMQQVFTVMNMLLRTSKEANKRKLNVRTYKVVPLTQRSGILEWCDETTPIFEILAGSNKKMGLHEKYYPKDYCIKKCRDIMAAVAKTSNVQKLAKYNLCCENLHPVFHYFFLENFLSPEIWFERRLSYVHSVATTSIIGYILGLGDRHLNNILLDKRTAEVIHIDFGIAFEQGKILPTPETVPFRLTRDMEVAMGVSGVEGVLRRSCEETMTVLRHHRSVIITLIQVLTYDPLFSWSITPAKAFSLQQRSTQGSSEGSEASGTKNKLAERALLRLDQKLRGTEEGSASSVAGQVEKLIQEARDPINLSRLFCGWQAYL
- the LOC105691901 gene encoding serine-protein kinase ATM isoform X1 yields the protein MLRFEQAFREICSLADSKKISDRKRCIVKLRELYKSNAAIEELCNNSRNRDSGGTGWKAILHSVHNVLLYEAERSTSGDANRSFVSTSKLTSDKETQVKIDYAMTMVETVKRANSPEIHLDCNTLLPLILQIFSNQLYIVYQRSYLTILVKHVLCVKHYKTHISPVNWWELLKLTVKMYESEHPYIDKYFILKAISQIIQKGSTQSHLALKLKKIFPFLVKVFNDAKSDPRKLSDVTFKLANIVCQQVGAESRIALCDFGETVLPCAINLNGNYEKYDWMLLMVQAHHPGGVTKYNDGAYAFNFEKWKEILPLIYRMVLKDSALESASNSFVQLASEVLWQLKDNYTYLDGDGPSDDVDYAHPSKRRRTAIGIQGMIDTLTTIPLEESLVSIEILIALITRHSVLIKISHVLPLMEFLVAHLSTCQNENVLNHLWDLARALLKFESKFANDLTENDAIKSGWDKIWSIALTSASTNKHAERVHRLLQSFISHKKSVDTNAILNLYLKNNCTWSKASIRTLLVFCKHNIIQNDTGPYTNDYGPTSSNNSPVKIRLLQWILAVPPETWNAQIPIEDVCELLVGLTLRSWYDIDKDVTNICHQSNVDTQDIEATTVKRCHVTNFEDACLMTAFKGSLYNKTDIKTSPHCKQTRGCVLHINENFDFLIKNLIEKNAAISDKEPADSLIVQTAVVARIFSNFMYLKISHEKVENLLSHIIEQSLEEISLSVEEIVQSKKKRKRNHLMNVLEALHLLYNGPYYYHVAELIRSSTGTDMLKHILLLTNVDNLHNIDGELRNNDGSTSITYIKNINHLSHTRGISKQNEEFLKADIPSNVDTIRLKASAVLAAFCAMLNSENPTHVQENLLITILNPNSYDLSEICDFKMAVTILESLMERKFSSFPEKVITDTLKMLQQLSRYWHKNNEAARIIINILSKLLPVVAYAGTAIQKQNILRILSQFHKLLQGNEYGPATCIAFIQCLETIAEIDPSFTWTKWEADDGSTPAIPVMNELLVYVKSPFHVVRLKVIDCLQILFSSEDVSLEWLKEFFNKLRTAITELFRVDGEVKERVKEDERTNRIASALHLMVIVISCSALFRSRALLSVFQLTVDKNINPDIVKRALERVNASLQIKDIDYLVESNLYYLLTHWLENGYSIQKFPIILAGCNSEQEFYNKYMRIIAFVVIQRGNIEEISELCNKFGMSVKNVIEDCFPRLISWLLPYISADQQSSSNDLVNAATIQRANSVYIQLNNNLKQFETVQKVSVLVKNNLENVIVTVISRLHDEEHSMQFLNIPINYPSCDPPEFKHCDIQRSFKFLENNIIGTKSSLLHFLATEKRGVLQKVLMKLKCRMYEEKSVELKLKALHHYVYFVMMIMEEINNNYFDDMSAYVVRDVCYTLMNLLKESSVPISKAACDYFYHLLRRMLPKRCAEVKQNLRLIVSSMIPIVKSGKTRHAIDVITFLLVEQSDLLAEAIERLDSFPPDKEFRQVREKHFRLRNKNGQRQTLDDEIRHFLSTRRENMENCSITELDYLKEQLSTKKQELQEMYRSLGLMKRFSEDCASSVLHQLTCALVKLTISSDADFSLRAAECLGELGPADLTTMILQPEKEHSRQFLEPMQTFTYRILVLLSNLLIHPDVCVFTASSEALYIITASFWGTQIVSNRNLKDLKRNIELSEECLRIEYIKPFVGKSSQQKNVNTIDVKKFEEFVNDNVDLWTGKVNDSHNNWITNIVCQILDCFNGSYMKHLIPVCRVNVSFCEKILPWIIYLVIHFEKNLDIMLYAGINRFFRCHYAESSEKNKNNSLSGAEHRNICFNHKSVQCMLNVVEFIRSQSVEKFKIELEYLHIAKAAQYCSAYFTSVLYAELWCECLRRTLQTSDHLLSIDYIYESTDEIGKVLQDILREAFIKIGDPDAIYGCGASYYQDSSERIQHYVQLRKWDKVLLAHDIEMSLGNKTASKGLLDALYQSGLQYLLGAFVRTIDKTEDEKDDTYRYECAWRLSDWNIPDTQQMMNWKDVDFQTILSTHHPLFHYRALKFYHESDTDRLKTALDSARISVIKTLRNISLESCKAVYPALSQLQMLREIEEVYFAEPDTYNSMIEKWKHQDAIGVNDFEYIEPVLSQRAILLQATGKVESKVIKSALVDTYLQITELSKKYGYFQMAARALGSLAKQVGTLTDEERNNLQYQEAKLAWERGDHELGRHLLRNLIVNCTSNVIHSEALTTYGNWMAESKSENPQKIIDKYYRASLANFESCDNTTERERQNFVYTQAVLAQFADVQFQQILSYMKSPQFESFRACVAYSEQTADKLSAYSKDADEKRAKFLNQKQCNNDMVELENIEKEKNMYLLLALEHYMRTLEQSEDHNLLVFRLVSLWLDNTHDNNLNELMQANLHKLPSYKFILLVPQLAPHISDTDDEFTTKIFNLLKRCAIEHPHHTIPVLLALMNSHKDHDFQNSRRSSAVKPEPRVLGATKLVQQLMSTPIKPIIEEMDKLANSLVMLANLEPPKAKSPRIPVPNNPLSIAKMKNFQHTLVPTMSIDIKPNKDYGGLVTIIKYDDSYELVGGINAPKKITCLCTDGQRRNQLVKGKDDLRQDAVMQQVFTVMNMLLRTSKEANKRKLNVRTYKVVPLTQRSGILEWCDETTPIFEILAGSNKKMGLHEKYYPKDYCIKKCRDIMAAVAKTSNVQKLAKYNLCCENLHPVFHYFFLENFLSPEIWFERRLSYVHSVATTSIIGYILGLGDRHLNNILLDKRTAEVIHIDFGIAFEQGKILPTPETVPFRLTRDMEVAMGVSGVEGVLRRSCEETMTVLRHHRSVIITLIQVLTYDPLFSWSITPAKAFSLQQRSTQGSSEGSEASGTKNKLAERALLRLDQKLRGTEEGSASSVAGQVEKLIQEARDPINLSRLFCGWQAYL